The Collibacillus ludicampi region ACCCCTCGATAACATATAACATCCTTATTTTGAGGGGTGAAGATAATGTTTGGAGCTTTTACTCGTTGGGCGATTGTGTTTCTTATCATCTTCGTCTTGTTCTTCTTGCTTGTTCCTGGTTATGACGGTGCAGGCTATGGAGCAGGAGCTGGCGCAGGTGCTTACGGTTACTAAGGATCAATTTTCTCCAAGTGACAAATGACCGTCTGATTACCAGGCGGTCTTTTAATCTACTTTCCACGTAATTCATATAGATCACTTCAGACCTCCCCCAGGTGTGAGCGAACCTAGGCATACCTGTATCAGGGGCAAATGGTACAGGTGGCTCTCCTGCCTTTCGCCCGTGATCCCGGCTGGTAAGGTCTGGATCGGGATGGTGTAGCCTCTACCGCAGTAAGTGAGGCTCTTGGCGTTGAAACTCTGCACGTCTGACATCCGAAAGAGAGGCCTAGATGGGCATCTCGACGGTCAGCTTAGCCACGTGCGGAGTTTGAACGCTGAGATGAACGAAAGGATGATGCGAGGTGAAAGAGCAACCGTTACGATGCAGAGGTTGCCGGTTTTAACAGATTATCCAATGGTGGAAGCAAGGGTGTTCACTGTTGTTCCCAAACAAATCACTTTGATGGAGTTTCACATTTAATGGATTTCAGCAAGCATGCCAGCTTAATAATTATTCTGGTTTTACAATAAGCGGCCGCATCATTTCGTTATCTTCATGCTCTAAAATATGACAGTGCCAAACATAATTTCCCGTATACGGACCAAACCTTGTTGTGATAATGCGCGTTACTTTACCAGATTCGACTCTTACGGTATCCTTCCCGCCACGTTCGTAAGGAGCAGGCGGAACAGGCGGCCCGGTAAAGCGAATTTTGCCTGAACGCTTAAAGTGTTGCACATCGAAAGGCTGACGGTTTAGGATGAAGAAATCAATTAAATGGATATGGATCGGATGGGTATCGTTGGTCAAATTAATAAGATTCCATAATTCGATATTTCCCAAGCGCGGCGTTTCCGTGGCGGGAGCATCCCATCGTTTGTTATTGAGCAACAATAACTGTCGACCATATCGGTCTTTCTTTTGGTCCAAAGTAAGATGGCGGATTTTTTGCACCTGGTTCAAGGGTAAACGATGGATGGTTTTCAAACGAGAGGGGATCGTACTTTCATCTTTTCCGCTTAAAGGAAGAGAGACCCGAAATTGCATTACCAATCCCGTTGTTTTCGGATTCGCATTTGCCCCGGTATTTCTTAAAATTATCTGTTGCCCTTTATGTGCGGAGAAATCGATGATCACATCGACACGCTCTGCCGGAAAAAGAGTGATTTGTTTTACTAGAATGGGTGCCTGAAGGAATCCTCCGTCCGTTCCAATTTGAAAAAAGGGCTGCCCGCTGCTCAAAGAGAAGATGTAAGATCTCGTGTTAGACGCGTTTAGCAGACGAAACCGGTATTTTCGGGGTTCCACTTTTAAAAAAGGCCAAATCTTCCCATTTACCAAAATAAAATCACCTAAAAACTCAGGAACGATGGATGGGGTAGGAAGTTTTGGGGAAGCGCGCTGCGGTTTGCTCGGATAATACAGGGAACCATCTTCATGAAAAGAGCGATCCTGGATAATGAGGGGGATTTCATATTTCCCTTTTGGGAGGGAAAGAGATCGTTCATGTCGGTCTCTGACAAGATAAAACCCCGCCAATCCCGCGTAGATGTTTAAACGGGTAATTCCCAATGCATGATCATGATACCAAAGGGTGGTTGCATCTTGATGATTGGGGTAGTGGTACATTTTTCGCTTGAATTGGGGGCCTGTTTGTTTAAACCCTCGTGTAAACCAAGCGTCGGGATGTCCATCGCTGCTAGGAGGAGTGGTGCCCCCATGAACATGGACAACCGTTCTTACTTCGGGAGCGCCTTTGTTGGCACCATGAATAGTTTTGTCCACCGGAAGGAAATGTCGTTCGGGCAGATGGTTGGCCCAAAGGACATTCACTTTTTCATTCTTTTCCACGATCGTGGGTCCGGGATATTGTCCTTCATATCCCCATAATCGTGTAGCGGGAAGGTCACGATGGAGTTTCTGATAAAATTCTTTCATTCTCACTATATAAAACGTGGAATCCTTATCCTTTTTGATTGGCTTGAGTGTTTTCAATATAGGCAATTGATCGACAAAAGGTTGGAGACGCCTTTTTAACATCAAAATGTTCTCCTTTCATAAGAATTAAAATCATGTTATTTAATGCGGAGAAAAATTTAATTTCTTGGATTCACACCCTTTATTTTAAAAATAGTGTCTTATCCCGTATTTAAGGGGTCACTGTACCATTTCGGGTAAACTGTACGTTTAGACACAAAATCACCTACCTGTACGGTAAGGAGCAGTTTGCTTTTCAAGGGTCTTCTCGTCTGAAATCGCTGTTGCGTAATGCTCACTTTCGTAAGAATACTTACCCGTTCTCGGAGGATACCCCCTAGGCTGTGGTATTCCATCCTGCTAAGATTATATGAATTTACAATCGGTCAAGCTCTCCGCTAGAATTGATTTTTCTATGAGTCTATTAAAATTAGACAAATTACTACTCTACTTTCACTGATTTTTTAATGAGTCTATGAAAATAGACAAATTGCTAATGCATTATTCTCCCCTCCTGAATTAACTGTAATAGATAAAACAGGAAGGGGGGGGGCTATAGTAGTTGGACCTTTCACCCGATGGGCGATTGTATTTCTTATCATCTTCGTCTTGTTCTTCTTGCTTGTTCCTGGTTATGGCGGTGCAGGCTATGGAGCAGGAGCTGGTGCAGGTGCATACGTATACTAAGGATCAATTTCTCCAAGTGACAAATGACCCTGATTACCAAGCGGTCTTTTAATCTACTTCCCACGTAACTCAGATTGATTACTCTGGACCTCCCCCGGAATTGAGCAACGTACAACCTTGTAGTGGGGTAACGTTACAAAGGGCTCATTCCTCCCTTTCGTCCTGACCGCAGGGATTAAGGTCTGGATCGCGGCGGTAAAGCCTCCACCGAAGAAAGTGGGGCTTCTTGCGTTTTCATGAAAAAAAGAGCCACCTAATTGGTGGCTCGTAAAATGGAGGGGCTAAGTGCATGGCATTATAAGTATCGCCTTTTCGAGGAAGAATATTCCTGACTGAGAAATTATGTTCATCTTGGCGCCGGGAGTGCAAGATATCAGACACTCTTCTCACGGATCGTAGAGGAGTGGCATGCCGGATTCGGAGATGATTGCAACCTGGGCGGCGTGATGAACGAGAAAGGATGATGCAAGCTGAAAGAGCAACCGTTACGGTGCAAAGGTTGATTATGGGGCCGGTGGGACGGGTTGAAGCAATTCTGCAGTAGTATCCCGTGTGTGATTGAGCAAGAGTTACATTTATTGGGTAGATGGCGGCAAAATCGATGCTCGCTACCTCCACCCCTAAAAAACCGACTTCCACCCTTAGCGTGGTTGAAAATCGGGTTTTTTACTTCTCTGAGTTCTTAGCGTGGTAAATCCGCGTTTTTCTGTCGGGACCCCTATTTTTTCGTGCATAAAAAATAATCCTTTGGGACAATCTACCATTTGCCTACAAACAAATGGAGAGCAGACCATCTCTTTGATCATTTGAGTGGGGATAATAAATTTTATGTAGAAGGATTCGTTCCTGTTCTGATACAAGTGACAATTGGTGTGTCTGTATTTGACGAAAAGTATTTGTAGGAAATTATATCCTCTTGCCGAATTTTGAAGGTGGGAGGGATTCTGATGAGTGATTATAAGGTTGAAACATTGAAACGTGGTGTTTTTAATGGTGTAGAGTACGTTGGGATTGGTCAAGCCCCCAATTTGTAGACAGCAAGAAAAAACCCTAGCTAAGCTGCGAGCTGACGCCTGTATTCAACAGGTGTCAGCTTGTTTTTGTTCAACTGGATTCGCTCTTCATTGTAGAAGCGAATATACTCATCAATTCTCCTTTGTGCTTCCTTCTTGTCTGGTATATCATAGAGGTAGAGTTCTTCTGTCTTCAGATGAGAGAAGAAACTCTCAATACAGGCGTTGTCAAAGCAATTGCCTTTGCGTGACATGCTGATTCGGGCGCCAACCTTCTGCAGCATGTCATGGTATTCGTGGGACGTGTACTGGAATCCTCTGTCACTGTGCAAAATGACTCCCGTAGCGTCCTTTCTCTTTTCAAAGGCTCGTTTGACTGTGTTTACTACCAATAGATTGTCATTACGATCACTGATGCAGTAGCTAATGATCTCATAGTTGAACAAATCCATGATGGAGGAAAGATATAACCATCCCTCTGTGGTTCGGATATATGTCACATCCGTTACCCACTTTTGATTGGGTGCCTCTGCATGGAAATCACGGTTTAATAGGTTCTCGGCAATGCGGGATCCTAGGTTAGCTACCTGCTTACTATGAACGTGTCGTTTTCTACGAATCTTAGCTTTTAAGCCCATATTCTGCATCATTCTTAAGACTTTCTTGTGGTTTACCTTCAGATGAAACTGACGTTCCAATTCAGCTTGAATACGGCGATATCCGTATCTTCCTTTTCGTTGTTCATAAACAGCGCGAATTTTCTCCTTAAGCTCTTCGTCTTTATGGGGTTGTTGTTGGCGCTTTACATATTTGTAGTACCCACTACGAGAGATCTGTAGAAACTTACATAACTCATCAATGGAATATTTACCATGAAGGGCTTTCACAATCTGATGTTTTACCGATACACCTCCCGTTTCAAGATCTCTAACCACTTTTTTAAGACATCATTCTCCATTTCCAAACGACGTACATACCGCTCCTGATCTACATATTCCTTCCGTCTCCCCCTATGTTCCAGAAGACCGTATTCTCCTTCTTCCCGATACTTCTTCATCCATACCTTTAAACGACCAACATCCTCAATTCCTAATAACTCCGCCACTTGTTTCTTGGTCTTACCTTGTAATCTCATCTCCACCGCTTGCTTTTTTAACTCAAAACTATATGTCTTAAATTTCTGTCCCTTTTTTGCCATAACAAAGATGCACCCCCTAAAGTATTATGGATGTTCCCTAGGGGTTTTTCCACTGTCTACTTTAAGGGGTGCACACTAACCTTCGGGTGCTTTTTCTTTTGCATTGAGGTGATCATCATGCCGCAACGACAACAGAAACCATGCGCTCATATCGGATGCCCGAACCTCACAAGAGAGCGATACTGTGAGCATCACAAGCAACAGGCATGAATTTGTATATATCAAGACGAGAGGCTGAATCTGAGGTTGAGAGACGTGAGCGAGAGGCTGAGCCAGAGAGACGTCGCCGTACCACAGGTCGTCGGTGATCGAGAGTCAGAGAAGAGATTTTCCGGCCTAGCCGGGACTCCTACATATTCTCCAATCTCCCCACCGCCTCCGCCTCAAGCATCGGCGGCATGTACGGTGCCCTCTTAATTTGCCCCTTCTCCTTATACTCCACCATCACACCCACAGTCGCCATTCCTTTTTATGTAACTGCCTCCTTAAGGCGACCATCTCTTCCGAGATTCTTCCCTTCACAGATTTAAATATTCCATGTGTCCAGGGTTGCGAAGTCTTCATCTCTCGCTCGATCATCTTCAACATCAGCTCTCGAAGCAAGAACTCGCGGATCAATTCAGTTGCGCGTACTTCCATTATGATCACCTATAACGAGAACGTATGTTCTTATTATAGTGTTCTGATCTGCGAATGAAAATACAAAACCCTAGCGTGTAGCTGAGGAACATATACTGCCTTGTGAGGTGATCGTGAGGATAATTTACAAATAATAGGCAAAAGTTTAGTCATTCACCCATGTACACACGTAATATGTTAGTGGTATTACACTGGGCGTATGTGCTTGAGTAAACTGAACTTCACCGGAAATGAGGGGAGAGTCGTAATTGTGGATATGAAAGCCCTCTACGACCCACAATTCGTTATTAATGCAGGATGCGCACCTTATGGCCCTCCCGGCCCACCAGGACCAAAGAGGATGGGGATACAAGAGCCAATTGGTACTCAGGGTCCTCCAGGACGACAAGTACCTGCCATACCTGGTGTACCTGCCATACCTGGTGTACCTGCCATACCTGGTGTACCTGCCATACCCTTCTGGACATACTGGATCTACTGGACCTATTGAAGACTTTTATTTCCCAACCTCATATAATAAGAACATACGTTCTTGTTTTGGGGAGGGAAAACAACATGCGAATAATCGACGGAAACATCTTCGAATCCATGCGCATCATTCTTCCGGAACATCGTGCGACCATGCGGCGTTTGGAAAAGGAAGCAAAAGGGCAGCCGCGACCTGTCTTAGATGAACAAAAGATTGAGGAGATGTCGCGTGTACTTACCGATGCAATCCAGGATTCAAGACCCGTTAAGGTAACAATGTATAATCCGTTCGGGCATGAACTGGTGGTAATGGTCCCAGAGAAGATTGATTCGTATGCCAAGACATTGACGGGTAAGGATCTAGATGGAAATGTACGGTACATTCCACTGACAGACCTTATAGATGTAGAATGACCAACCTTACTCGGGTTGGTTTTCTTTTTCCTCACCCCTGTTAATAATACATTTATTTAACCTCTCTAAAATACACTCCACCGAATCGTTCTTCACATTCCCGACGAGTGGCGATACCGGATACGCTCTCATCTCCTCAGCAGGGTAGGGCACAAGCAATGACTGTAGTAACTTAACATCCTGCTTCTTCCGATCCATCCAGATCGCTTCATCTTCAGGCCGAAGAATCACCGGCATACGGTCGTGGATCTCGCCATCCTCCACATAGTCACTCCCCTGTGTGTCCAAGTGAAAGTGCACGTATGTACATTCGAACCAGCCGACCATCCCAAACAAGTTGCCACTACGAGGGCTTAGTCCTGCAACATAAAATAATAAGACTTGTATTTTGTCATATTTTGTAGAAAAATAGATGAAGAAAATTAATACTACTAAAATCAAACCTCCGATAATGGCAAACTTGGCGAAAGCCAGGGACGCAAAGCTATAGGGGCTACGGTCAATGACTATGCCAGCCAGTTACCGAAGAGGTGGAAAGAAGAATTCCGCCTTGTTCAAGTGATTTAAGCAGGGTGGAATTCTTTTTCTTTTTGAAAACCATTAGCATAGATCAAAATTAGAGAGAGGGAATTTAAAGCAATGGGGGAAAAGAGATACAAGAATCGTTCGATGGTACATCATTGTTGGACGCATTCGGAAGTTGCCTACATAAAGGAAAATCTTCCTCACATGTCGATCCGGCAACTTTCAATATCTCTAGGGCTTCCATTTTCTAGTGTTCGGCGCAAAGTTGATCAAATAAAAAAAGGGATTATAAAAACAGGTGAACATCTCAGCCGTAGTCCAAAAACTGAGACGACATTCTCGGAAGTGATGTTTCTTTACTATCTTCGTCTCATGGCTCGAGAATGTAAACAAAAAGGTATAAAACCAGATGTTTCTTCATTTCTTGAAGAATATCGAAATTTAAAAGATGAATTAGAAGCAACCCCCTTAGCAGAGAAGATCAAAGAAAAAATACAATCCAATGGATAATTCGTTTTAAACCGCTTTTTAGCGGTTTTTTCGTTCGTTTTATAAATAGAAAAAAATGCGGTAAAGATAACCGCGAAAAATATAGAGATGGGATATGTTCAAAGCAATAGGGGATGGGTGTCCCACTCTTGTATTTTATTACTTTTCGACAAAAAGCGCAATAAATCGACAATAATTTTTCTCCACGTTTGATCCACTAAGAAAATGAGATTGCTCATCAACTGTCTACGTACTTTAACAAACTCGTTGGCGACCATCTCCTTAAGAGTCTGGAACACACCACTTGGAAAGATGGAACACATCAAACATGCAAAGAAACCAGAAACTAGTTTAAGGGGCTTAAGAGGTACGATTGTCTTTTTTCGGGTCCAATACCTCCGGTAACACTAGACGGCTTCTTTATTCAAAATAAAAGGTTCCACCTGTATTGGAAGAACACTTTTTGTATACCAACATTACTATTAACTAACTATCTATAAGCCTGTTCAATAATCGCGTAAAACCCTTTGTCCGGTTTAAAAAACAACTCAATCGGTGCGCGATAATAATCCCTTAAATTAATTTCGGCCTGAAGAAAAACATTTCGGGAAACTTTGCTCGAATTTGCCCGCGATGATTATTCACCATCGTAGATGGAGTAGCGTTCGTTGGGCGTATCGTTGCGCTAGATCAAGCAGGTCTTCAAATGGCACTGATCCCCCCTGTTCTCATATTTCCTACATGTTCCATCGTCAACATCAGCTTTGCTGAACTTGATGATCTCTAACCTAGTTGGTCCCAGCTAGATACCACAAATTCCCTAAGGGAGAGATTTGAGTCCTTGGTAGATATATCCCTTCACCTATAAAGAGGTATTATTTATAAAAACAATGAATCTAATTAAATAAAAAAAGAGGAGTTAAAAAATTACTCCCCGTGAAAATGATTCAATTAACTAAAAAAATCGTCGTCTAAGAGCGAAGAGTAGGAAGAAGGGGATAAAGAAGAATGGGTTGAAAAAGGGTCTAAAAAATTGGACAGTCTCGTAATCCGGTTTCAACGAATGATCCGTGTATTTTACTTTCAGGTCTTCTGATTCACCAACGACTCCTGTCATTCTTCCACGAGGCATTGCAAGAACAATTCCGTCCGGACGAACTTCATGCAAGATACCATAATGTACTCCGTATGCCGAATGACATTCTACCCACTGTCCGAGAAGGCTTCTGCAATATGCTGGACTCACACTCATAGACTCACCTCCCAGAAATTAAATAGCCCAAATCAAGCTTCCTGGTTTGAGCAAACACCAAAAAAAGGGGATGAACTATATACAGTCATACCGCCCCTGTAGACGAATCTACAGAGGCGTTCAGGAGGAATTTTTTATTTCTGTATTTATGGAGATTAGTAGGTTCCAGGAATGAGCAGGATAAACAGCACGAAAATGATTAGGAATACTACTGCCCAACGAGTAAAACCACCGAATGTTCCGTACATGATACTGTCTCCTTTCTTTAAAAGAACTCCTTTAATACGGTACTCCAGTGAGAGAAACACCAAGGACATTACAATTTAGCACGAGTAAGGAGCTGCTGCTGCAGGAGCAGCACCAGAGTAACCTGGAACGAGCAAGAAGAATAAAACAAAGATGATCAGAAACACAACAGCCCAACGTGTGAATGGTCCGAAACATCCATCCATTGATTTTCCTCCTTTCCATCGAAATACTGATCTAGACCTTTTTAGTTACTAGTAAATTGGAACTGTCCTACAAACGGTGGTGTAAGTGGGAATTAAAAGAATGAACAATACAAAGATGATCAAGAAAACGACTGCCCAACGAGTGAAACCACCAAATACCCCATCCATTTTGATTCCCTCCTTTACCTTTTCAGCTATAACAGTTAATGCATGCAAAATGGCTCCCGAAACAGACAAGTATCATTGGCATCAAGTCTATTTTTGATAAATTACTTGAAAAATCAGCAGTAGCGGAAAGCTTGACCGCACGTTTTTGAAGTAGATTCATATAATTTAGTAATCCGGAAGGAATACCACTGCCCAACGGGTATAACCTCCACCTCCAATAAAAAGGCGCCTCCTAAACTCCCAAGAGGCGTCTTTTTATGCATATGATCTCACTCTAATTGTAGGGTATACTCCATGTTGGCAGC contains the following coding sequences:
- a CDS encoding multicopper oxidase family protein — translated: MLKRRLQPFVDQLPILKTLKPIKKDKDSTFYIVRMKEFYQKLHRDLPATRLWGYEGQYPGPTIVEKNEKVNVLWANHLPERHFLPVDKTIHGANKGAPEVRTVVHVHGGTTPPSSDGHPDAWFTRGFKQTGPQFKRKMYHYPNHQDATTLWYHDHALGITRLNIYAGLAGFYLVRDRHERSLSLPKGKYEIPLIIQDRSFHEDGSLYYPSKPQRASPKLPTPSIVPEFLGDFILVNGKIWPFLKVEPRKYRFRLLNASNTRSYIFSLSSGQPFFQIGTDGGFLQAPILVKQITLFPAERVDVIIDFSAHKGQQIILRNTGANANPKTTGLVMQFRVSLPLSGKDESTIPSRLKTIHRLPLNQVQKIRHLTLDQKKDRYGRQLLLLNNKRWDAPATETPRLGNIELWNLINLTNDTHPIHIHLIDFFILNRQPFDVQHFKRSGKIRFTGPPVPPAPYERGGKDTVRVESGKVTRIITTRFGPYTGNYVWHCHILEHEDNEMMRPLIVKPE
- a CDS encoding IS3 family transposase encodes the protein MVRDLETGGVSVKHQIVKALHGKYSIDELCKFLQISRSGYYKYVKRQQQPHKDEELKEKIRAVYEQRKGRYGYRRIQAELERQFHLKVNHKKVLRMMQNMGLKAKIRRKRHVHSKQVANLGSRIAENLLNRDFHAEAPNQKWVTDVTYIRTTEGWLYLSSIMDLFNYEIISYCISDRNDNLLVVNTVKRAFEKRKDATGVILHSDRGFQYTSHEYHDMLQKVGARISMSRKGNCFDNACIESFFSHLKTEELYLYDIPDKKEAQRRIDEYIRFYNEERIQLNKNKLTPVEYRRQLAA
- a CDS encoding helix-turn-helix domain-containing protein, which encodes MAKKGQKFKTYSFELKKQAVEMRLQGKTKKQVAELLGIEDVGRLKVWMKKYREEGEYGLLEHRGRRKEYVDQERYVRRLEMENDVLKKWLEILKREVYR
- a CDS encoding YolD-like family protein gives rise to the protein MRIIDGNIFESMRIILPEHRATMRRLEKEAKGQPRPVLDEQKIEEMSRVLTDAIQDSRPVKVTMYNPFGHELVVMVPEKIDSYAKTLTGKDLDGNVRYIPLTDLIDVE
- a CDS encoding SOS response-associated peptidase family protein produces the protein MILVVLIFFIYFSTKYDKIQVLLFYVAGLSPRSGNLFGMVGWFECTYVHFHLDTQGSDYVEDGEIHDRMPVILRPEDEAIWMDRKKQDVKLLQSLLVPYPAEEMRAYPVSPLVGNVKNDSVECILERLNKCIINRGEEKENQPE